The Engraulis encrasicolus isolate BLACKSEA-1 chromosome 22, IST_EnEncr_1.0, whole genome shotgun sequence genome includes a region encoding these proteins:
- the LOC134439231 gene encoding guanylyl cyclase-activating protein 2-like — protein sequence MGQAQPTEVGEEIDVAALQDMYKKFVTECPSGVLFLHEFKRFFGVDSSGEASDYAENMFRAFDKNGDNTIDFLEFVAALNLVFRGDLEHKLRWSFKVYDKDGNGFIDKTELRAIIDSIYRIKKASKKDTECLQAVDEVCERIFQAIDADGDGQINMEEFLEGALKDPWVLNMLRLDMNPSRWVIEQRRKSAFF from the exons ATGGGCCAGGCGCAGCCTACTGAGGTTGGAGAGGAGATCGACGTGGCTGCCCTGCAGGACATGTACAAGAAGTTTGTGACTGAGTGCCCGAGCGGCGTCTTGTTCCTACACGAGTTCAAGCGTTTTTTCGGCGTGGATTCCTCCGGCGAGGCATCCGATTATGCTGAGAACATGTTCCGCGCTTTTGACAAAAACGGG GACAACACAATAGATTTCCTGGAGTTCGTGGCCGCCCTGAATCTAGTTTTCAGGGGTGACCTGGAGCACAAACTGAGGTGGTCTTTCAAAGTTTATGATAAAGACGGCAACGGCTTCATCGACAAGACAGAACTTCGAGCAATCATCGAT AGTATATATCGAATAAAGAAGGCATCTAAGAAAGACACAGAGTGTCTCCAGGCGGTTGATGAAGTGTGTGAGAGAATATTTCAAGCAATCGATGCTGACGGAGATG GTCAGATCAATATGGAGGAGTTTTTGGAGGGTGCTCTAAAGGATCCTTGGGTCCTCAATATGCTAAGGCTGGACATGAACCCCTCACGTTGGGTAATAGAACAGAGAAGGAAGAGTGCCttcttttga